Proteins encoded in a region of the Anaerolineae bacterium genome:
- a CDS encoding pilus assembly protein has protein sequence MKQFIISWRQKLNGSKRGQSLVEMAIITPLLLFLFLGVFEVGWALRGYLVLANVNRETVRYGVKNGILDYSIKDPATVGYDVVLSHTLNSLSDQLPLKFDAGDSNATIIMSHFYVDTGYPCIIYQGVNPKVPYEFDPTCDCNEDNPADPQWFTRDDLILHPDTPGYAYYAQIYGINKTTRLGGGSYQAMADQLALENNQLNCNVLKTGTTGELSSNNVFIAETFYDQPQLLGVPFLANRLTNPIPFYTHTAMRIVVSRDANTTNSVGPTCTVYPITFPQLVNPITGTTVIDAYEGAPPGGFGWLNWDPGDNSNTYVAEELHNPVLTMHDFMGLKPSPDLSPDPTNTGFNVGDWVSGKTGVSNSDAVMDELEKLVNKTILVPVYDTHGGSGSNKGYHVAHIARITINKICLPRSSASCYTPGSKSIHATFEGYADESCQ, from the coding sequence ATGAAACAGTTCATTATTTCCTGGCGGCAAAAATTAAATGGCAGCAAACGTGGCCAGAGCCTGGTAGAGATGGCCATTATTACGCCGTTGTTGCTTTTTTTGTTTCTGGGTGTGTTTGAAGTGGGTTGGGCCTTGCGGGGGTACCTGGTGCTGGCCAATGTGAACCGGGAAACTGTGCGCTATGGCGTAAAAAACGGCATTTTGGATTATTCCATCAAAGATCCCGCCACGGTTGGTTATGATGTGGTTTTATCCCATACCCTCAATAGCCTGTCCGACCAACTGCCGCTTAAATTTGACGCCGGTGATTCCAATGCCACCATCATTATGTCGCATTTTTATGTGGACACCGGTTACCCTTGCATCATATACCAGGGCGTCAATCCCAAGGTGCCTTACGAATTCGACCCCACCTGTGACTGCAACGAAGATAACCCGGCCGACCCGCAGTGGTTTACGCGCGACGATTTGATCTTGCATCCCGACACGCCGGGTTACGCGTATTACGCCCAAATTTATGGCATTAATAAAACCACCCGGTTGGGGGGGGGCAGTTACCAGGCCATGGCCGATCAATTGGCCCTGGAAAATAACCAGTTGAATTGTAATGTCCTCAAAACCGGGACCACGGGCGAATTGTCCAGCAATAACGTATTTATTGCCGAAACTTTTTACGACCAACCCCAATTGTTGGGCGTGCCCTTTCTGGCCAATCGGCTCACCAATCCTATCCCTTTTTACACCCACACGGCCATGCGCATTGTTGTTTCCCGGGATGCCAATACCACCAACTCGGTTGGCCCTACTTGCACCGTTTATCCTATCACCTTTCCTCAATTGGTCAATCCTATCACCGGCACCACCGTTATAGATGCGTATGAGGGTGCTCCTCCTGGCGGTTTTGGTTGGTTGAATTGGGATCCCGGCGATAACAGCAATACTTATGTGGCCGAAGAATTACACAACCCCGTTTTGACAATGCATGATTTTATGGGCCTCAAGCCCTCGCCAGATTTGAGTCCCGACCCAACAAATACGGGATTCAATGTTGGTGATTGGGTGTCGGGTAAAACCGGGGTGAGCAACTCTGATGCGGTTATGGATGAGTTGGAGAAGCTGGTAAATAAAACCATTTTGGTGCCTGTTTACGATACTCATGGGGGAAGTGGTTCAAATAAAGGTTACCATGTGGCTCACATCGCCAGAATTACCATCAACAAGATTTGCCTGCCGCGAAGCAGCGCCAGTTGTTATACGCCCGGTTCAAAATCAATCCATGCCACCTTTGAAGGCTACGCCGACGAGTCTTGCCAGTAA
- a CDS encoding VWA domain-containing protein, translating to MPTVSSKIKRFVSRRIPQQKGQSIIILAFAFMGLIAMLGLALDLGLVYIERTRIKRAVDAATLAAVVELPNEEKAYLRAIGYLDQNGYRLRNPAGQPQVNVYVRGCAHDGYLREANFKNYHDTTTAPIRATKLVSDTSGTQNILYHLYFPSTGNPVADPVGEFYIDTRSYQSKVSGVYSPDIEQCNPGADILGTANKIFINGDIPVGMNFMQFFGFGEVPVSDEAIAQNVTNLDVAVVFDMSGSMQFDTNCFGCYEPYGEGTIDWDDLPTHDPNFSIQYPNPAYLHPIPTDHLPKGTMTAGSGGIGNNTGQLCWQRDSNTVEYYTIGGSGDARRYVVIEAELYSLNTSLLAGFYRQPGRGYWAVQHTNWRTVDRMMGSGSTAVGAMPILSSYSRGSWVSHHPYVSWSLSPDPPTFLGVPFGHDYTLDEARNKPNDVPSLEYDFVTASDWETSTTNDDTRIWARVQAGYTYWAEGDRIIYWAVYEYEDLYTAAGGDPTLATPLGSGQIEKSRTDQKAYSGAAYGGADADDWRWTELTSTSTKLNLENGKRYTLKIWAGQTGYDIDQIVIGNRNDTSFTGNYNSGSTNLQATRGSAFRQACNRCNPIYGLTVDQADCVHPIDNGASTVKHDDYDQSDPNNNPLFSGYQPIRGAKESLKRFISKLDPQFDQVGIVSYSTSTPSAGRTELRCRRYLPASQCFMGTNPISFTEVLETVEMLPPNGSTNMAEGMMRGLEMLGIDPPDGLGGALDNTCQDPTDHCSRGGAARRILIVMTDGIANLDPGGVCDDNNSAYYTLWPPDTYSSDSEAQATDCAMFYAKVAAENNVTIYTIGLGNGVDVEFLEAIATLPGSNGQYFGALSPAQLDGIFDTILKSVSVRLIQ from the coding sequence ATGCCAACAGTTTCCTCTAAAATAAAACGTTTCGTCTCACGCCGCATTCCTCAACAAAAAGGGCAGAGCATTATCATTTTGGCTTTTGCCTTTATGGGCTTGATTGCCATGCTGGGCCTGGCCCTGGACTTGGGCCTGGTTTACATTGAGCGCACGCGCATTAAACGCGCCGTTGACGCGGCTACCCTGGCGGCCGTGGTGGAATTGCCCAACGAAGAAAAAGCCTATCTGAGGGCCATTGGCTACCTGGACCAGAACGGCTACCGGCTGCGGAATCCGGCCGGCCAGCCCCAGGTAAATGTTTACGTCAGGGGCTGCGCCCACGACGGCTATTTGCGCGAAGCCAACTTCAAAAACTATCACGATACCACCACCGCCCCTATTCGGGCCACCAAGTTGGTGAGTGATACCAGCGGCACGCAAAATATCCTCTACCATCTTTATTTCCCCTCTACCGGCAACCCCGTAGCCGATCCCGTGGGCGAATTTTATATAGATACCCGCTCCTATCAATCCAAGGTCAGCGGTGTATATTCGCCCGATATCGAACAGTGTAATCCGGGCGCCGATATTTTGGGCACGGCCAATAAAATTTTTATCAACGGCGACATCCCGGTGGGCATGAACTTTATGCAATTCTTTGGCTTTGGCGAGGTGCCGGTGTCGGATGAGGCTATTGCCCAAAATGTGACCAACCTGGACGTGGCCGTTGTTTTTGACATGTCCGGCTCCATGCAGTTTGACACCAACTGCTTTGGCTGCTACGAACCCTATGGCGAGGGCACAATTGACTGGGATGATTTGCCTACGCACGATCCCAATTTTAGCATCCAGTATCCAAATCCGGCTTATCTCCACCCCATTCCCACCGACCACCTGCCCAAAGGCACCATGACCGCCGGCAGCGGCGGGATAGGCAACAATACCGGCCAATTGTGTTGGCAGCGCGACAGCAATACGGTTGAATACTACACCATTGGCGGCAGCGGCGACGCGCGCCGCTACGTGGTGATTGAGGCCGAACTTTACTCCTTGAATACCTCCCTGCTGGCCGGTTTTTACCGCCAGCCGGGGCGCGGCTACTGGGCCGTTCAGCACACCAACTGGCGCACCGTTGATAGAATGATGGGGTCTGGCAGTACAGCGGTGGGGGCTATGCCTATCTTGTCGTCTTACAGCCGTGGCTCCTGGGTTTCGCATCACCCCTACGTGAGTTGGTCCCTTTCTCCTGATCCGCCCACCTTTCTGGGCGTCCCTTTTGGCCACGATTATACCCTGGATGAGGCGCGGAATAAACCTAACGACGTCCCCAGCCTGGAATATGATTTTGTCACCGCCAGCGACTGGGAAACGAGCACCACCAACGATGATACCCGCATCTGGGCCCGCGTTCAGGCCGGCTACACGTATTGGGCCGAGGGGGATAGGATCATTTACTGGGCCGTGTATGAATACGAAGACCTGTACACTGCCGCCGGGGGAGACCCCACCCTGGCCACGCCGCTGGGGAGCGGCCAGATTGAAAAATCCAGAACGGATCAAAAGGCGTACAGTGGGGCTGCGTATGGCGGCGCCGATGCCGATGATTGGCGGTGGACAGAATTGACCAGTACTTCAACCAAATTAAATCTTGAAAACGGCAAACGTTACACCCTAAAAATTTGGGCGGGCCAAACCGGCTACGACATTGACCAGATTGTGATTGGCAACCGCAACGACACCAGTTTTACCGGCAATTATAATAGCGGCTCAACCAACCTCCAGGCCACCCGCGGCTCGGCTTTCCGGCAGGCCTGCAACCGCTGTAACCCCATTTATGGCCTCACCGTTGACCAGGCGGATTGCGTGCACCCCATAGACAATGGGGCCAGCACGGTGAAGCACGATGATTACGACCAGAGCGACCCTAACAATAACCCCCTCTTTAGCGGCTACCAGCCTATTCGCGGGGCCAAAGAGTCGCTCAAGCGGTTCATCTCCAAGTTGGACCCCCAATTCGACCAGGTAGGCATTGTCAGCTATAGCACCAGTACCCCGAGCGCGGGCCGAACGGAACTGCGCTGCCGGCGTTATCTTCCGGCCAGCCAATGTTTTATGGGCACCAATCCCATCAGTTTTACCGAGGTGCTGGAGACGGTTGAGATGTTACCCCCCAACGGCAGCACCAATATGGCCGAGGGGATGATGAGAGGGTTAGAAATGCTGGGCATTGACCCCCCCGACGGCCTGGGCGGCGCTTTAGACAATACTTGCCAGGACCCCACCGACCATTGCAGCCGGGGCGGGGCGGCCCGGCGCATCTTGATTGTGATGACCGACGGTATAGCCAATCTGGACCCCGGCGGCGTATGCGACGACAATAATTCTGCTTACTATACCCTGTGGCCGCCAGACACTTATTCCTCGGATTCGGAAGCCCAGGCCACAGATTGCGCCATGTTTTATGCCAAGGTGGCCGCCGAGAACAATGTGACCATTTATACCATTGGCCTGGGCAACGGCGTTGATGTGGAGTTTTTGGAAGCGATCGCCACATTGCCGGGTTCCAACGGCCAATATTTTGGCGCGTTATCGCCGGCCCAGTTGGACGGTATTTTTGACACGATTTTGAAGAGCGTTTCCGTTCGCCTGATCCAATAA
- a CDS encoding GAF domain-containing sensor histidine kinase: protein MNQIAPVLDIISSLSAPAALDELLAEFIAKTVQLAGADGGTVFKGQAKSDTIIVLANYVSPAVSTPFGDVSHQGAAYPLAHYPAMAQALRAQTPLLVRVDDPAVAEADKELLSAFHWTGALLIPMARQQQAVGLLSLYVVNWRDGQFTAEVVQLCQTLANQAALILENDRLYHEVEDGQLIAEAMQVIGRALASELDYERIVRNVADFAYRLVNAQFVYVAVPENEGFRLVARAGWDRPDTGAGCKSNATLNFLDHHPLAQAVREKRPIIIADTLDRAILAPGPEKDGSDWRAMVAAPLLSHNRVVGVLAAYAVQPNCFKANDVATLMSLASQAAVAIQNAQFFAQLGAQRQELRQVSLRLVNAQEEERRRISRELHDELGQALTALKINLDVARRSLPPEAAPKLKQSVHEAGSLAVQTLEIARNLSLELHPAILDDLGLVSALRWEVDRYEQRTGQAVHLKTDLADAALQPELEITIYRLIIEALTNVARHAQADSVLVQVGVKNGQVIIRVEDDGVGFDMAGWLSSPAARQSLGLVSMRERAGLLGGQLDVISQPGLGTRILAKLPLSR, encoded by the coding sequence TTGAACCAAATAGCCCCCGTACTCGACATTATATCCTCTCTTTCCGCCCCGGCGGCTCTGGATGAATTGCTGGCCGAATTTATAGCCAAAACCGTTCAACTGGCGGGCGCCGACGGCGGCACGGTTTTTAAGGGCCAGGCTAAAAGCGACACTATCATTGTTTTGGCCAATTATGTATCTCCCGCCGTGTCAACGCCTTTTGGCGACGTCAGTCATCAGGGGGCGGCTTACCCCCTGGCCCATTATCCGGCTATGGCTCAGGCGTTGCGCGCGCAAACCCCTCTCCTGGTTCGGGTGGACGACCCTGCCGTAGCTGAGGCGGACAAAGAGTTGCTCAGTGCCTTTCACTGGACCGGCGCGCTCTTGATCCCCATGGCGCGCCAGCAACAGGCCGTTGGCTTATTGAGTTTATACGTGGTCAACTGGCGCGACGGCCAATTTACCGCTGAGGTAGTGCAACTTTGCCAAACTTTGGCCAACCAGGCCGCGCTTATCCTTGAAAATGATCGGCTTTATCACGAAGTAGAAGATGGGCAATTGATTGCCGAAGCTATGCAGGTGATTGGCCGGGCGCTGGCCTCGGAATTGGATTACGAGCGTATTGTGCGCAACGTGGCCGACTTTGCCTACCGCTTGGTAAACGCGCAGTTTGTTTATGTGGCTGTACCGGAAAATGAAGGCTTTCGCCTGGTGGCCCGGGCCGGATGGGATAGGCCGGATACAGGGGCCGGTTGCAAATCCAACGCCACGTTAAATTTTTTAGATCATCATCCTTTGGCCCAGGCTGTCCGGGAAAAGCGCCCCATTATCATTGCCGATACCCTGGACAGGGCTATTTTGGCCCCGGGGCCGGAGAAAGACGGGTCAGATTGGCGGGCTATGGTGGCGGCGCCGCTGCTTTCTCATAATCGGGTGGTTGGCGTATTAGCCGCTTATGCTGTTCAGCCCAATTGTTTCAAGGCCAATGATGTGGCTACTTTGATGTCGTTGGCCAGTCAGGCCGCGGTGGCTATTCAAAACGCTCAATTTTTTGCTCAACTTGGGGCGCAGCGCCAGGAACTGCGCCAGGTTTCTCTGCGCCTGGTCAATGCCCAGGAAGAAGAACGCCGCCGCATCTCCCGAGAACTGCACGACGAATTGGGCCAGGCGCTCACCGCCCTCAAGATCAATTTAGATGTAGCCCGCCGTTCGTTGCCGCCGGAGGCCGCTCCTAAACTCAAGCAGAGTGTCCACGAGGCCGGTTCGTTGGCCGTGCAAACCCTGGAAATAGCCCGGAATCTGTCGCTGGAATTGCACCCGGCCATCCTGGACGACCTGGGCCTGGTTTCAGCTTTGCGTTGGGAGGTTGATCGTTACGAGCAGCGCACCGGCCAGGCCGTCCACTTAAAAACTGATCTGGCTGATGCGGCGCTCCAGCCAGAATTAGAAATCACCATTTATCGCCTGATCATCGAAGCCCTGACCAACGTGGCCCGGCACGCCCAGGCCGATTCCGTTTTGGTGCAGGTGGGGGTAAAAAATGGTCAAGTCATTATCCGGGTTGAGGATGATGGGGTAGGTTTTGATATGGCCGGCTGGTTGAGTTCACCTGCCGCCCGGCAGAGCCTGGGGTTGGTGAGCATGCGCGAGCGAGCCGGATTGTTGGGCGGACAATTAGACGTTATCTCTCAACCTGGCCTGGGCACAAGGATTTTGGCCAAACTGCCCCTCAGCCGATGA
- a CDS encoding response regulator transcription factor, giving the protein MFQARVLLVEDHIVVRQGIKALLSDEPDIEIVGEADNGREALPLVETLQPNLVLMDISMPGLNGIEATRQILQRYPQVKVIILSMHASEEYVFQVLRAGALGYVLKQSDSSEVLMAIRAVLAGGSFLSPPISRAVIDNYVSRAETRGRDSSQDLLTSREREVLQLLAEGLANREIAQQLNISVKTVETHRSNMMSKLNLTGKTELVKYALRKGWAALEE; this is encoded by the coding sequence ATGTTCCAAGCAAGAGTGCTGTTGGTAGAAGACCATATTGTGGTGCGCCAGGGAATCAAGGCGCTCCTGTCCGACGAACCGGATATTGAAATTGTGGGCGAAGCCGACAATGGTCGGGAGGCTTTGCCCCTGGTAGAAACGCTGCAACCCAACCTTGTGTTAATGGACATCTCGATGCCTGGCCTGAACGGCATTGAAGCCACGCGCCAGATTCTACAGCGTTACCCCCAGGTTAAAGTGATTATTCTTTCTATGCATGCCAGCGAAGAGTATGTTTTTCAGGTATTGCGCGCCGGGGCTTTGGGTTATGTGTTAAAACAGTCCGATTCTTCGGAGGTGCTGATGGCTATCCGGGCGGTACTTGCCGGTGGGTCATTTTTAAGCCCCCCTATCTCGCGGGCGGTCATTGACAACTACGTGTCTCGGGCCGAAACGCGAGGGCGGGACAGCAGCCAGGATTTGCTCACTTCACGGGAGCGGGAAGTGTTGCAACTGCTGGCCGAGGGATTGGCCAATCGGGAGATTGCCCAACAACTGAATATCAGCGTTAAAACCGTAGAAACCCATCGCAGTAATATGATGAGCAAATTAAACTTAACCGGTAAAACCGAGTTGGTAAAATATGCGTTGCGTAAAGGTTGGGCCGCTTTAGAAGAATAG
- a CDS encoding response regulator encodes MSRHQRVLVADSSKYFNNSIWRMLIPETEFEIVGLSGNSNETVEMAYTLSPDIILVDLSHSEICGLQTVLALHAIYPQVPIITFKPISSPEYTQAAFAAGAAACLTKSEMADGLLQTLRALRPAQIPAPESILAQGQV; translated from the coding sequence ATGTCCCGGCATCAACGTGTTTTAGTGGCAGATAGCAGTAAATATTTTAACAATTCAATCTGGCGCATGCTCATTCCCGAAACCGAATTTGAGATAGTGGGCCTGTCTGGCAACAGCAACGAAACCGTAGAAATGGCTTACACCCTCTCCCCCGACATCATTTTGGTTGACCTATCTCATTCTGAAATCTGTGGGTTACAAACGGTTTTGGCTTTGCACGCCATCTATCCCCAGGTGCCCATTATCACCTTCAAGCCCATCTCTTCTCCCGAATACACCCAGGCCGCCTTTGCCGCCGGGGCAGCCGCCTGTTTGACCAAATCCGAGATGGCTGATGGACTATTGCAGACTTTGCGCGCACTAAGGCCTGCCCAGATTCCGGCTCCTGAAAGTATATTGGCTCAGGGTCAGGTTTAG
- a CDS encoding tandem-95 repeat protein, whose amino-acid sequence MFTKLKHKLEHRKQLAFSREKGQSLVEMAIITPLLLLLFIGVFEVGWALRGYLVLTSMNRESTRFAIKNGVLNYSVKDPTTVGYDIVLSHTLNSMAEQLPLDFDAGTSNATVIMSHFVIDTGYPCVKYQGGDPVVPYEFNPTCNCNESNPDHPQWFTKDDLILHPDTPGYAYYAQTYGVHQDTRLGGGDYATVAKQLALENNQMNCNVLKTGTAGELSSNNMIITEAFYEQPQLLSVPFISNALTDPIPFYTHTAMRIVASRDADTTNTVGPTCELLPITFPEDALAGDPDDPPEQKIDAYEGSASGNFGWIYWNSNINETKGINYIEESLANPRLSMTDFTADEDDPDHPNDHTINIGDWVAGRTGVGNNNDIEDLLESYRGKTVLIPVYKQVGPKGGAKASYEISHFARVVIDEICLPRNNCIDPNTGKKISGSNKLIRATFLYYDDEACSDGSEVGGGGGGNNPPVAVDDAIATPKNTPVIINVLNNDSDPDGNPLTIDSLTQPAKGTAVNNGDGTITYTPKNNNVGSYQFTYTISDGHGGTAAATVTVTVGGTNAPPVAVDDSASTEEDTSVTIDVLGNDSDPDGDTLIVDSVGAPGHGSVVNNGNGTITYTPNAGFTGTDSFTYSINDDNDGVATATVTVTVNPANRPPVAVNDNATTDQTVAVVINVLNNDSDPDGDALAVDSVTLPGNGSVVDHGNGTVTYTPNGNFNGTDTFNYTISDGRGGTATAQVSVTVIPNNPPVAGDDSATTNKRLAVTIDIGSNDSDIDGDAPLIFSDFSTPTANGGTVMYNGNGSVTYTPAFNFTGADTFTYLVSDGKGGSDVGTVTVDVQQPAIVYVQSIDVRVVSYSRNRYRGIADITVVDGNGAPIRNATVEGTWSGPQPGSGLDTTNYSGVATVQTARTRNATGTYTFCVDNINMSGYTYEAGENIETCDSGSS is encoded by the coding sequence ATGTTCACCAAACTCAAACACAAGCTGGAACACCGGAAACAGTTGGCGTTTAGCCGGGAAAAAGGTCAAAGCCTGGTAGAAATGGCCATTATTACGCCCTTATTGCTTTTATTATTTATTGGCGTTTTTGAGGTCGGTTGGGCGCTGCGCGGTTACCTGGTGCTAACAAGTATGAACCGGGAAAGCACCCGCTTTGCCATAAAAAATGGGGTATTAAATTATTCCGTCAAAGACCCTACGACGGTAGGCTACGACATTGTCTTATCACATACCCTGAATAGTATGGCGGAACAATTGCCGCTGGACTTTGATGCCGGCACCTCCAATGCTACGGTCATTATGTCGCATTTTGTAATTGATACCGGATATCCTTGTGTCAAGTACCAGGGCGGCGACCCGGTAGTGCCCTACGAATTCAACCCCACCTGCAATTGTAATGAAAGTAACCCCGATCACCCCCAATGGTTTACCAAAGATGATCTGATTCTGCATCCAGACACGCCGGGTTACGCATATTACGCTCAAACCTACGGCGTCCATCAAGACACCCGGCTGGGCGGGGGCGATTACGCAACCGTGGCCAAACAATTGGCGCTTGAAAATAATCAGATGAACTGCAATGTTTTAAAAACCGGCACGGCAGGTGAATTATCAAGCAACAACATGATTATCACCGAGGCGTTTTATGAGCAGCCGCAATTGTTAAGCGTGCCTTTTATCTCCAACGCCCTCACCGATCCCATTCCGTTTTACACCCATACTGCCATGCGCATTGTCGCCTCCCGGGATGCCGACACTACCAACACGGTTGGCCCTACCTGTGAACTGTTGCCCATTACTTTTCCGGAAGACGCGCTGGCCGGCGATCCAGACGACCCGCCTGAACAGAAAATTGATGCGTATGAAGGCAGCGCGTCGGGCAACTTTGGCTGGATATATTGGAACTCGAATATCAACGAAACCAAGGGCATCAATTACATTGAAGAGTCGTTGGCCAATCCCCGCCTGTCAATGACCGATTTTACGGCGGATGAAGACGACCCCGATCATCCTAATGACCACACTATCAACATCGGCGATTGGGTGGCCGGCCGAACAGGGGTTGGCAATAATAATGACATCGAAGATCTGTTAGAGTCATACCGGGGCAAGACTGTACTGATACCTGTTTATAAGCAAGTTGGCCCTAAAGGTGGGGCCAAAGCCTCCTACGAGATTTCTCACTTTGCCCGGGTGGTTATTGACGAGATTTGTTTGCCGCGCAACAACTGTATTGACCCCAATACCGGCAAAAAGATTTCAGGCTCCAATAAGTTGATCAGGGCTACCTTTTTGTACTATGATGACGAAGCCTGTTCTGATGGCAGTGAGGTTGGCGGCGGCGGTGGCGGCAACAATCCTCCCGTAGCGGTAGATGATGCCATAGCTACCCCCAAAAATACGCCGGTAATCATCAATGTGCTAAATAATGACAGCGATCCCGATGGGAATCCCCTGACGATAGACTCGCTAACCCAACCGGCTAAAGGCACGGCGGTAAATAATGGCGATGGCACCATCACTTACACTCCCAAAAATAACAATGTCGGTTCATACCAGTTTACCTACACCATCAGCGATGGTCATGGGGGCACAGCCGCAGCTACCGTAACGGTTACCGTGGGCGGGACAAATGCGCCGCCGGTAGCCGTAGATGATAGCGCCAGCACCGAGGAGGATACGTCGGTGACCATTGATGTATTGGGCAACGATAGCGACCCTGACGGAGACACCCTGATAGTGGACTCTGTTGGCGCGCCAGGCCACGGCAGTGTGGTCAATAATGGCAATGGGACCATTACCTACACCCCAAATGCAGGTTTCACCGGCACTGATAGCTTTACTTATAGTATCAACGATGACAACGATGGCGTTGCCACGGCTACGGTCACAGTTACCGTTAATCCGGCCAATAGGCCGCCGGTAGCGGTGAATGATAACGCCACCACCGACCAGACTGTTGCCGTGGTGATCAATGTGCTGAACAACGATAGTGACCCCGACGGCGATGCCCTGGCGGTAGATTCTGTTACTTTGCCGGGTAATGGCAGTGTGGTGGATCATGGCAATGGAACCGTTACCTATACCCCCAACGGCAACTTTAACGGCACGGACACCTTTAACTATACTATCAGCGATGGGCGCGGCGGCACAGCCACCGCCCAGGTATCGGTGACGGTTATTCCCAACAATCCCCCGGTGGCGGGAGACGATAGCGCAACCACAAACAAGCGCTTGGCTGTAACCATTGATATAGGCAGCAATGATAGCGATATAGATGGGGATGCGCCGCTTATTTTTAGCGATTTTAGCACTCCTACCGCAAACGGTGGAACGGTGATGTATAATGGAAATGGTTCGGTAACCTACACCCCCGCTTTTAACTTTACCGGCGCTGATACCTTCACCTACCTGGTCAGCGATGGCAAAGGCGGTTCTGATGTGGGCACGGTAACGGTGGATGTCCAACAGCCTGCCATTGTTTATGTCCAATCTATTGATGTTCGGGTTGTCAGCTACTCTCGCAACAGATATCGAGGCATTGCCGATATAACCGTGGTAGATGGAAATGGCGCGCCAATTCGGAACGCTACCGTTGAAGGGACTTGGTCTGGCCCGCAGCCCGGCAGTGGTTTGGATACAACCAACTACAGCGGGGTGGCTACAGTTCAGACGGCCAGAAC